The following proteins are co-located in the Acinetobacter sp. NCu2D-2 genome:
- a CDS encoding RNA-guided endonuclease InsQ/TnpB family protein yields MKINKAYKFRLEPNAEQELVLNKLLGSARFVWNQILAASFEMLANNERINKVNLVNKIPELRKKPECAFLENSSNGVSLQQKVRDLGDAWGKFFDKKEQAKLKQKPFKAKKPKFFKLPDGNEIQLRPLMPRFKKKSDGYDSIRIVQFNRYCWVKGNQVKLPSDIGVVKFRKSQDILGEIKNATISKHVGKWYISFGVENTIETPIHPSKSAIGVDLGIKKLVTTSNGQVFNPINSFKANQVKLARLQRKLKKKTKFSENWKKLNLKVNKLHHHIANIRHDYLHKVTTTLSKNHAMIVVEDLKVANMSKSAKGSIEKKGKNVKAKSGLNKSILDQGWSMLVDMLEYKQQWRGGLLVKVDPKYTSQTCSSCGHVAKENRLTQANFNCIECGFSENADINASRNILAVGHTVLSVEGGCGKGRLVKQKASEIREGVA; encoded by the coding sequence ATGAAAATCAACAAAGCGTACAAATTTAGGCTTGAGCCTAATGCAGAACAGGAGCTTGTTTTAAACAAGTTGCTTGGTTCTGCACGTTTTGTTTGGAATCAGATATTGGCTGCATCATTCGAGATGCTTGCTAATAATGAGCGAATTAACAAAGTTAATTTAGTTAATAAAATCCCTGAATTGCGCAAAAAGCCTGAGTGTGCTTTTTTAGAAAACAGTTCAAATGGTGTCTCACTTCAACAAAAAGTTCGTGATCTTGGTGATGCTTGGGGTAAATTCTTCGATAAAAAAGAACAAGCCAAGCTAAAGCAAAAACCATTCAAAGCTAAGAAGCCAAAATTTTTTAAATTACCCGATGGTAATGAAATTCAACTTAGACCACTCATGCCACGATTCAAGAAAAAATCAGATGGTTATGATTCAATTCGTATTGTTCAATTTAATAGGTATTGTTGGGTTAAAGGCAACCAAGTTAAATTGCCTAGTGATATTGGCGTTGTAAAATTTAGAAAATCACAAGATATTTTAGGCGAGATTAAGAACGCCACAATCTCAAAGCATGTTGGCAAGTGGTATATCTCTTTTGGTGTTGAAAACACAATTGAAACACCAATTCACCCATCTAAATCAGCTATTGGTGTTGATCTTGGCATCAAGAAATTGGTCACAACCTCTAATGGTCAGGTATTCAACCCGATCAATAGTTTTAAAGCCAATCAAGTGAAATTAGCTAGACTTCAACGCAAGTTGAAAAAGAAAACCAAGTTCAGTGAAAATTGGAAAAAACTTAATTTAAAAGTTAATAAACTACATCATCATATTGCCAATATTCGGCATGACTACTTGCACAAAGTCACTACAACTCTCAGCAAAAACCACGCAATGATCGTAGTTGAGGACTTAAAAGTAGCTAATATGTCGAAGTCTGCAAAAGGCTCAATTGAGAAAAAAGGAAAGAATGTTAAAGCCAAATCAGGCTTAAACAAATCAATCCTAGATCAAGGGTGGTCAATGCTTGTTGATATGTTGGAGTATAAGCAACAATGGCGAGGTGGCTTACTTGTTAAAGTTGACCCTAAATATACAAGTCAGACTTGTAGTTCATGTGGTCATGTTGCAAAAGAAAATAGGCTCACTCAGGCAAACTTTAACTGTATTGAGTGTGGTTTTAGCGAGAATGCGGATATAAATGCTTCTCGCAATATTTTGGCGGTGGGACACACCGTTTTGTCTGTGGAGGGTGGATGCGGTAAAGGTCGCCTTGTGAAGCAGAAAGCAAGCGAAATCCGTGAGGGAGTCGCCTAA
- a CDS encoding AraC family transcriptional regulator, producing MQVSSDYVGSIYGGLAHLLYAYYEHKGVEIPKKLKDIQNVDRFDYVIWRDLLVALDQQLQRPGLGLEIAALVQPKHLGILAYVVLSCETLGDALMRYHDYHRLVYDGTPLQVSVQDDFLSIAWDEIPFNMTAQITDEIAIALMMEFLKSILDIQDIRLKEIHFQHQSAKHTLVYEQYFRCKVRFGQAKTQVLMAVSELNRPLKKGDQTLQQLLRQQAEALLEQLPNTRPADHRLQQAILTGLQKNMFQIEHIAKQMNMSVRQLQRHLQMQGKTYQQRMQEIRCMMATEYLKDANLSLQEIALLLGYSEQSAFQRAFKQWTKLTPQQWRIQNSLTL from the coding sequence ATGCAAGTTTCTAGTGATTATGTAGGATCAATTTATGGTGGCTTAGCCCACTTGCTCTATGCCTATTATGAGCATAAAGGCGTAGAGATTCCCAAAAAACTCAAAGATATTCAGAATGTTGATCGTTTCGATTATGTGATTTGGCGTGATTTACTGGTCGCTTTAGACCAACAATTACAACGCCCTGGACTAGGACTGGAAATTGCTGCTTTGGTTCAACCGAAGCATCTGGGTATTTTGGCCTATGTCGTTCTGTCCTGCGAAACTTTAGGCGATGCCCTAATGCGTTACCATGACTATCATCGTTTGGTTTATGACGGTACTCCACTTCAAGTCTCGGTTCAGGATGATTTTTTATCCATCGCTTGGGACGAAATTCCCTTTAATATGACGGCGCAAATTACTGATGAGATTGCGATTGCATTGATGATGGAATTTTTAAAATCGATTCTCGATATTCAAGACATCCGTTTAAAAGAAATTCATTTTCAGCATCAAAGCGCAAAACACACCTTAGTCTATGAACAATACTTCCGCTGCAAAGTCCGTTTTGGTCAGGCGAAAACACAAGTTTTAATGGCGGTATCGGAACTGAATCGACCATTAAAAAAAGGCGATCAAACTTTACAACAATTATTAAGACAGCAAGCCGAAGCACTTTTGGAACAACTGCCAAATACCCGCCCCGCTGATCATCGCTTACAACAAGCGATTTTAACGGGCTTGCAAAAAAATATGTTCCAAATTGAACATATCGCAAAGCAAATGAATATGTCAGTCAGACAGTTGCAACGCCATTTACAAATGCAAGGCAAAACCTATCAACAGCGCATGCAGGAAATACGCTGCATGATGGCTACCGAATACTTAAAAGATGCCAATTTAAGCCTTCAAGAAATTGCGTTGCTATTAGGCTATTCAGAACAAAGTGCATTTCAACGGGCATTTAAACAATGGACCAAGCTGACACCACAGCAATGGCGCATTCAAAATAGTTTAACCCTTTAA
- the tnpA gene encoding IS200/IS605 family transposase, with the protein MTEIYKNRHSAFNLHVHLVFITKYRKKILGELHHKYFIECASEIRKEFDAELKECNGEADHVHMLIQYPPTVQLSKLVNNLKSVTSRRMRNEFLDLRGSYAKPVLWSRSYFAGSCGGAPLDIIKKYIENQQG; encoded by the coding sequence ATGACAGAAATATATAAAAACCGACATTCAGCCTTTAATTTGCATGTACATTTAGTGTTTATTACTAAGTACAGAAAGAAAATTCTAGGTGAGTTGCATCATAAGTATTTTATTGAGTGTGCATCTGAAATCCGCAAAGAGTTTGATGCGGAATTAAAGGAATGTAATGGTGAAGCTGACCATGTTCACATGCTTATTCAGTATCCACCGACAGTTCAACTCAGTAAATTGGTAAATAACTTAAAATCAGTAACAAGCAGAAGAATGAGAAATGAGTTTTTGGATTTACGTGGTAGTTATGCAAAACCTGTTTTGTGGTCACGCTCATATTTTGCAGGGTCTTGTGGTGGCGCACCTTTGGATATTATTAAAAAATACATTGAAAACCAACAAGGTTAA